Proteins encoded together in one Onychomys torridus chromosome 1, mOncTor1.1, whole genome shotgun sequence window:
- the Dyrk1b gene encoding dual specificity tyrosine-phosphorylation-regulated kinase 1B isoform X6: protein MAVPPGHGPFSGFPGPQEHTQVLPDVRLLPRRLPLAFRDATSAPLRKLSVDLIKTYKHINEVYYAKKKRRAQQAPPQDSSTKKEKKVLNHGYDDDNHDYIVRSGERWLERYEIDSLIGKGSFGQVVKAYDHQTQELVAIKIIKNKKAFLNQAQIELRLLELMNQHDTEMKYYIVHLKRHFMFRNHLCLVFELLSYNLYDLLRNTHFRGVSLNLTRKLAQQLCTALLFLATPELSIIHCDLKPENILLCNPKRSAIKIVDFGSSCQLGQRIYQYIQSRFYRSPEVLLGTPYDLAIDMWSLGCILVEMHTGEPLFSGSNEVDQMSRIVEVLGIPPAPMLEQAPKARKYFERLPGGGWTLRRTKELRKDLVLRMLEYEPAARISPLGALQHGFFRRTADEATNTGPAGSSASTSPAPLDTCPSSSTASSISSSGGSSGSSSDNRAYRYSNRYCGGPGPPITDCEMNSPQVIPSQPLRPWAGGDVPHKTHQAPTSASALPGTGAHLPPQPRCLGRPPSPTSPPPPELMDVSLVGSPPDCSPPHLAPAPQHPAASALRTRMTGGRPPLPPPDDPATLGPRLGLHGVPQSTAASS from the exons ATGGCCGTCCCCCCAGGCCATGGTCCCTTCTCTGGCTTTCCAGGGCCCCAGGAACACACACAG GTATTGCCTGATGTGCGGCTACTGCCTCGGAGACTGCCCCTGGCCTTCCGGGACGCGACCTCAGCCCCCCTGCGCAAGCTCTCAGTGGACCTCATCAAGACCTACAAGCACATCAATGAG GTGTACTATGCGAAGAAGAAACGGCGGGCCCAACAGGCACCACCCCAGGACTCGAGCaccaaaaaggagaagaaggtCCTGAACCACGGTTATGATGACGACAACCACGACTACATTGTGCGCAGCGGCGAGCGCTGGCTAGAGCGCTATGAGATTGACTCCCTTATTGGCAAAGGCTCCTTTGGCCAG GTGGTGAAAGCCTATGATCACCAGACCCAGGAGCTGGTGGCCATCAAGATCATCAAGAACAAGAAGGCCTTCCTGAACCAGGCCCAGATTGAGCTGCGGCTGCTGGAGCTGATGAACCAGCACGACACAGAGATGAAGTACTACATAG TGCACCTGAAGCGGCACTTCATGTTCCGGAATCATCTGTGCCTGGTGTTTGAGCTGCTGTCCTACAACCTGTATGACCTCCTGCGCAACACACACTTCCGAGGTGTCTCCCTGAACCTGACTCGGAAGCTGGCACAGCAGCTCTGCACGGCACTGCTCTTTCTGGCCACACCCGAGCTCAGCATCATCCACTGCGACCTCAAGCCTGAGAACATCCTGCTCTGCAATCCTAAGCGCAGCGCCATCAAGATCGTGGACTTCGGCAGCTCCTGCCAGCTTGGCCAGCGG aTCTACCAGTATATCCAGAGCCGCTTCTACCGCTCACCCGAGGTGCTCCTAGGCACACCCTATGACCTGGCCATCGACATGTGGTCCCTGGGCTGCATCCTTGTGGAAATGCACACCGGAGAACCCCTCTTCAGCGGCTCCAATGAG GTGGACCAGATGAGCCGAATTGTCGAGGTGTTGGGCATTCCGCCCGCGCCCATGCTGGAACAGGCACCCAAGGCTCGCAAGTATTTTGAGCGGCTGCCTGGGGGTGGCTGGACCCTACGAAGGACAAAGGAACTCAGGAAG GACCTGGTGCTGCGCATGCTGGAGTATGAGCCCGCCGCCCGCATCAGCCCGCTGGGCGCTCTGCAGCATGGCTTCTTCCGCCGCACGGCCGACGAGGCCACCAACACGGGCCCGGCAGGCAGCAGTGCCTCCACCTCGCCGGCGCCCCTCGACACCTGCCCCTCCTCTAGCACCGCCAGCTCCATCTCCAGCTCTG GGGGCTCCAGTGGCTCCTCCAGTGACAACAGGGCCTACCGCTACAGCAACCGATATTGTGGGGGGCCCGGGCCCCCCATCACCGACTGTGAGATGAACAGCCCCCAG gttataCCCTCCCAGCCTCTGCGCCCTTGGGCAGGGGGTGATGTGCCCCACAAGACACATCAagcccctacctctgcctcagcATTGCCAGGGACTGGAGCCCACTTACCCCCACAACCCCGATGCCTTGGACGTCCCCCATcaccaacatcaccaccacccccgGAGCTGATGGATGTGAGCCTGGTGGGCAGCCCTCCAGACTGCTCCCCACCTCATCTGGCACCTGCCCCCCAGCACCCGGCTGCCTCAGCCCTCCGGACTCGGATGACGGGAGGTCGACCACCTCTCCCACCCCCTGATGACCCTGCCACTCTGGGGCCTCGCCTGGGCCTCCATGGCGTACCCCAGAGCACAGCAGCCAGCTCATGA